DNA from Taeniopygia guttata chromosome 28, bTaeGut7.mat, whole genome shotgun sequence:
GGGTGGATTCAGTgtggatctgtgggaatggttCTCTCCAGAGGGATAAAGGGATGGATTCACTGTGGATCTGCAGGAATGGTTCTCTCCAGAGTGATAAAGGGGTGGATTCAGTgtggatctgtgggaatggttCTCTCCAGAGCGATAAAGGGTTCATCTTTTGCTCCCTTCCAGCTCGATGAGGTGCTCAGGCAGAACAACGTGACCACGGACTACCCAGTGGCCGAGACCATCATGATGGTCGGCTTCTTCCTGTCGGTCTTCGTGGACCAGCTCTTCCTGACCTTCCAGAAGGAGAAGCCCTCCTTCATCGACCTGGAGACCTTCAACGCGGGCTCGGACGCGGGCAGCGACTCGGACTACGAGAGCCCCTTCGTGGGGTCTCCGCGCGGGCGGGCGCTCTACGGCGAGCCCGGCCCGCACCCGCACGGCCTGCAGCTCCCCGAGCTGGCCCGCTGCGGCCCCCGGcgcctgctggggctggtgttCGCCCTCTGCACCCACTCCATCTTCGAGGGGCTGGCCCTGGGCCTGCAGGAGGACGGCGGCAGAGTGCTCAGCTTGTTCCTGGGAGTGGCCGTGCACGAGACGCTGGTGGCCGTGGCCTTGGGTATCAGCATGGCCAAGGCCTCGCTGGCGCTGAGGGACGCGGCCAAGCTGGCGGTGGCCGTGTGCCTGATGATCCCGCTGGGAATCGGCGTGGGGATGGGCATCGAGAGCAGCCGCAACGCCGCGGGCAGCATcgcctccctgctgctgcagggcatcGCTGGCGGCACCTTCCTCTTCGTCACCTTCTTCGAGATCCTGGCCAAGGAGCTGGAGGACAAGAGCCACCGGCTGCTCAAGGTGCTGTGCCTGGTGCTGGGTTACGCCGCGCTGGCCGGGCTGGTGCTCGTCCCGTGGTGAGCCGGGAGCCTCGGGAATGAGGGAGCAAAACCTCACCTCTCCCCTCCCACCGGCACCGGGAGGAGCCGCCCCTTTCACCGCTGGAACGGCCCAACCCGGGCGGAGTTTCCATGATGACCTGGCGGAGGAGAATCTCTTCCCGTGTGCTCAGAGTGAGGAATATCCCGAGGGATTGTCCCTgcctgaggggctgcagggagtaGTGGACACAAACGTTAAGGATCTGGGTAAAATCTGCTTCCAAGAGCTCCCCGAGTGTGTGtgtctccctccttcccccccgGCCATGCTCCGGAGGCTCCGAGGAGGTGAGGAACCAACAGGAGTGGAGGCAGAgcaggtgggagcagggatTGCCAGGCTGCACTAAGCTGCTTTCGCTGGCTTAGTTGGGAGTAAAACCTGGTTGTAACAGCTGCCAAAAATAACATCCCTGTGGGGCTTTGGCCTTCCAGGCCCTGCTGCCTCCACATGGCTTCCAGTGCCCCACCTGGGGCTCGGGCAgctcagcttttccagggattcATGGAGGAAATGAGGCCGGGCCCCTCTGCTCTGTATCCTTCTCAGCACTGTATCCATAGGCTGAGCATTTCCTAAGGAAAACCTCTGAAAATCAGAGGATggatcccaggatggtttgggttgggcAGCACCTTGAAACCCATCCAaggccacgggcagggacaccttccactgtcccaggctgctccaagccctgtccagcctgggaTCCAGGGATGCAGCAGATCCTCACGTTATCCAGAGCCTGGGATCCATGAGCTTGCAGGAAACGGGCAGGAACAATTTCCAGCACCGATATTTTGGGGCAAACTCTTTGTGTTTTCAGTGTTCTGCAGTCAGAGGGGCTGAGCAGTTCCCATCAGGGACTGCTGTGAGGCTTTTCCAGGTTTCCAGAGGAATGGAATGCCCTCCTTTGGGGGGGGAGCGGAGCAGCTCCATGCGCTGCCGATCCCGCTGGATTCGCCTTTGGGAGCGAGGAGCTGGGAtcagaggctggagctgggatcagaggctggagctgggatcagaggctggagctgggaacgTGCTCCCCCCCAGCCGTGCAACACAGGCTGGCTCAGGCAGGGGCTGCATTTTAATCACCCGGAGCCTTcgctcctgcagcagcttccGCTGGGCCCCTGGAAGCGCTGATGGAATTATAAGGATGGCGCAGTGCCGGCAGCGGGAAGGAGGCGCTGAGCCTCCGCGGTGGCCCAGCTGCAGCATATGGAGGCAGCTGAGCATCATCTGACAGATCCTGGGGCTCGTTAGTTTAATTGCTGCAACATCCCCGAGTCAATTAATCTTCCTTTGAAAACCTGGAGTGGAGGGGGGTGTGCGCAGGGAGGTTATTTTTGGGCCTGGCATGACACAAaccagcaggatgaggagaacgTGATTTGCCTCGGTGTGGAAAAGCCTCGGGGCTGTTTCACCTCTCCTGGCGGGGGGGATGAGGGGGGAGAGGTGACACGGTGCTGAGTGTCCCCTGTTGGGCTGTCACCTCCCTTTCACaccctcctcctgctgcagtttgggatggggcaggggctgTGAAGTACCGGGGTGAGGTGCTGAGCTCCCCCCTCCTCATCCCACCGCCCTGGGGTTCATCCACAGGATCATCCCGTGCTCCAGggtggtggaggaggaggaggaggccgCGCTGCTCCCAATAAATTCCCTGCCCTTCTCCCCTCGCTGTCACTCGCTTTATTTTGATGTCCCCCATGGCTCCGGCTCACGCGGTGGCCACACGTGCCGGGTCCGGCGTGGGCTGAGCCACCCGTGGCCACCAAAGCTGAGCCCCCCCGAGCCCCGCTGAGCCCCGGGGAGGGGGACAGGACCCCCCGGTACCCCCCGGTACCCCCCGC
Protein-coding regions in this window:
- the SLC39A3 gene encoding zinc transporter ZIP3 produces the protein MRVVVAKVLCLLGMCVLVLAGALLPVRLMEADHEKAQRSRRLLALWSSFGGGVFLATCFNALLPAVRGKLDEVLRQNNVTTDYPVAETIMMVGFFLSVFVDQLFLTFQKEKPSFIDLETFNAGSDAGSDSDYESPFVGSPRGRALYGEPGPHPHGLQLPELARCGPRRLLGLVFALCTHSIFEGLALGLQEDGGRVLSLFLGVAVHETLVAVALGISMAKASLALRDAAKLAVAVCLMIPLGIGVGMGIESSRNAAGSIASLLLQGIAGGTFLFVTFFEILAKELEDKSHRLLKVLCLVLGYAALAGLVLVPW